Below is a window of Salvelinus fontinalis isolate EN_2023a chromosome 31, ASM2944872v1, whole genome shotgun sequence DNA.
GTTGATGAAGCTTTGTTGTCGCTCTGTGTATTGTTGCCATGTTATTACCGGTAATGTAGAAGAGGACTGCAACTGAAtaaattaactagctagctatatattAAACAACTGCTGAAGCCTACATGTAAGGATGATATTGGTGTTCATTACTATTTGACACATTTCTTTGAGTTATAGGCATAATATCCCCAGTCTCATCTTCCCACACATTATTTACTTGCAGCAAATGGAACAGCTAAACTAGCTTTACCAAGCACCGCCAGGCAAGATCTTTCAAACACAAAGTCTGAGTTAGCAGGGCTCAACGctgacttattttttttttacaaggagTACGTGTAAATTGAAGAGCACACTTCAAATATTTTTCATTAAAAAGCCTTTTTTTTGTAGTAACGCCACCATGATTGCGCCATATCTGCTCTTGTGTATTCTCCATGGCACTTGGGCTGCGGTACAATGAAGTAATCATTGCAACAATTATTATCTGGGCGAGAAAAATTGGGGCACTGGTGctcctaaataaataaaaaatctaggtcgcacagcaaaatatttaggtGCATATGCGAGTAAAAAGTCTGTTCAAGGAATAACTGTTAACAACCATTTTCTCTCCTTCCACAGACATAATGTCAGAAGGGGACAGTGTTGGTGAATCGATCCATGGGAAACCATCCACAATCGGCAGCTTCTTCACGCGGGTTGGACAGGTACTGCTGCCGGTGCCTTTAGTTGTTCTCGTCAAGAGGAAAGCGAAATAGGCTAAACCAAATAGAACTCTGCACCACTGTTTTGATGAAGATAGACATTGGACCCACTGTCACGGTGGTGCCACATAGAAAGACTGGAATTTCCACTTCAGTTAAGACGATGTTGAAACAGTGCTTTATCTAATGGTTATAGTTGTTCTCCTGGTAATGGTTGTGCACTGTGTCTCTGGTTGGTGTCTTTTCCAGATCTATCAGTCATGGCTAGACAAGTCAACGCCGTTCTCCATAGGGCGATGGGGAGTCACTCTTTCTCTAACGGCCATCTACATGATCAGAGTGTACATATTACAGGTAGAGCCACACACCACACTCAGGGCTTATCCTGAGCCGCATTCAGGAGAGTGCAACATACCGAACACTCCACATAGAAATGCCATGAGCAGAGCTGACATAATTTCTTCCTCCACATGTCAAAAAGGCACGTCTGTTCTGCACAATATATTTCTATCGGAACGTTCCACAACATTATACCCTACTGAATACGCACCTAACGTCCTTAAAGGTGGCCTCGGCAATGTGACACTTCATTATACACAGTGGGACAACTTTCTCCTTACAGGCATAAACAGTCAAAGTCAAATCTGCCAAGATGCGGGCATGCCTCAGGCGAGAGAGCACGTTTGGAAGAGCCTATAAGTGGCTTGTCAGATTTGAAATCTGTTTGCCTATGATAACGTTATATTGCCAAGTCTAACCGTTAAGTCATTTTCGGGGGGCATCTGTGTGAAGGTGTAATGTTTTCTTCTAGACTAGTATTGCTCCAGATATTTTCACCTCAGTCAGTGATGCATTTACAAATTGAATTACGGAATATACATTTTTACGCTTATTTCATTCACAGTTTGCAGGTGGGAATGCATGACATTCAAATCAACACTAATATGAGGTTTTCTCTGCTCCCTCCAGGGTTGGTATATTGTAACATATGCTCTGGGAATCTACCATCTTAACCTGTTCATCGCTTTTCTATCACCAAAAGTGGATCCATCAATGCTTGACGAAGGCAAGTTAGAGTTCACTGAACCACGCCACATTCCTTTGGTTGCGGTCATGTTCAAGATGTTTACTTTTCCTCCATAAAACAATGTTTAGGAGTGTTTTCTAGTGCTCACTCTTCACTAAGACACAATCAAAAATATCTTGTTGCTCAGACTCCATGGTGCGGCTAGAgagtaagtaaaaaaaaaaaaaaaaaaagaagctttgACTAGGGGTGCATCTTTGGCTTTCAAGCCAACTCGATAACGCGTCTTAATACACTGGCATATACAATTCAAAAATAATACCTTATAGTTTGGGACGACTCAATACTATACGGTTTAGTTCAAtgcaattacatttttatttgcaGTCTGGATAATTAATCCTTATTATGACTAGACAAAGACTATATAAAACATAATTACCAAATTACCCATCATTTAAGAAAACAGCAAACTACAAAATTAGATCCCAAAATTCAGAAAGAGATGCATGTTTAGTACAGTTCAGTGTACTTACAAGTAGTATTGTGGATAAAGATTGGTTGGTTTACCTTGCCCTTGGGAAagtgaaagggggatatctagtcagttgtacaacagaatgcATTCAACTTAAATGTgccttctgcatttaaccctTTGTCACGTCTACTAATTTAAAATGGGGGATGCACTGGTTAAGTGGGGTCTATTTGATGTGTGTTAATTAATCACATTGCTGCTGCAAGGTGCGAATTTctttactgggggggggggggcaggcaatCATCTCATACCAGTTTTTAGAAACACATTGTACACTAGAGAAACAAGTTATTGGAGAGCTCTTTTGCTTCCAATGTGGTGAGAGTAACAAAGAAAGGGTTCTCTTTGAAAGGTCTTTGGTTGCTATGTAAATACTATTTTAACGCCTTTTAGTGACATTTTGGTATTGTAAACAGAATGCAAGGTGTTTACTCCAGTATTCTTATTGGGATGCCGTTGGGATCAGTTTTCTAAATCTGTAGTCACTGTTCTTGTTGAGTCCATTTGATTGGCTCGGAACGTGACCAATGATCCTTGTAACCTTGCTCCTCCTCCACTCACCTGTAGATGAGGGCCCGGCGCTCCCCACCAAGCAGAACGAGGAGTTCCGCCCGTTCATCAGGAGGTTGCCCGAATTCAAATTCTGGTGAGAGCCCCCAATCACCGTCATCTACCCAGCCTGGCCTTTCACTGAACTGGGTTGAGCCACAGGCTTGTGCATGCATCATTTGTGCTCCCTTGTCCTGATATCCTACCACAGTCTCCTGTTTGAATATTCTTTCATCAATCATTCACCAATGGTTAtgatatgtttttgtttttttgaccATTTGCATGGAAGTTCATTTTGTGGGGTCAGCAACACATCATAATGCACAAAATCAATGCACTATAATACATTACAATAAAATGGAAAGTGAGAACACACATTCACTGTGACATGTACAATACTGTCCGAccatgtatgtgtgttgtgtccTATGTCCAACTATAGCCTGGTTCACCGAAAATAAGCTCCTGCACACTGCCCTTGCAGAGTAGCTCGCTCACCCGACAATGTAAAGAGGTTCTTGGCTTGTGAAAGTATACTTCCTGAAGGATGGATGCTGCACTAGGATGGCTCTATGGACTGTTACTGGAAAGCTTTGTTTTACATACTCTCCTTACTATCAAGGCTATATGTGGATatagcatacagtgccttcaaagtattcagacccctttttgttacgttacagcctcattctaaaatggtcTTTGCGTACCACAAAGACCAAAGTCTAGCGCCATGGCGGATGAGATAGCAAAAGCTCAGGTTGCCCAGCCCGGCGGAGATACAATCTTCGGCAAAATCATTCGCAAGGAGATTCCTGCAATAATATTATTTGAAGATGTACATCTTCATCTCTTGTATATCTCTTGTACATTAAGAGAATAGCTGGTTTCTGTATTACAGTTCTaccaagtattcataccactgacagactTTTATAAAAGGTGTTTTGACTGCAACTAAATCAACTGTAATTCGGATTTTGTATACGCTCATACCTAGTAATAACCAGTTATAACCAATGCGAGTACATAAGGTGCTCCATCTCTgcagataaaataaataaaaatcagcaatctacacaccccattatgacaaagcaaaaacaggtttctagacattttttcaaatgtattaaaatttaAACACCTTATTGACATAccgtggcaagaaaaagtatgtgaacactttggaattacctggatttctgcataaattggtcataaaatttgatctgatcatctaagtcacaacaatagacacacaGTGTGCTTAACTTCCTGCGGAttagtgggacgctaccgtcccattTTGACAAtttccagtgaaattgcagagcgccaaattcaaatttaattactataaatattaaactttcgtgaattcacaagtgcaatacatcaaaataaagcttaacttgttgttaatccagctaaggtgtcagatttcaaaaaggctttacggcgaaagcaaaccatgcgattatctgaggacagcgcccagcacacaaatgcaaaacaaatcattttcaaccagggagttgtgacacgaaagtcagaaatagcgatataaaaaatgccttacctttgaagatcttcttttgGCACTCAAAGATCTcagttacattacaaatggtccttttgttcgacaatgtcctttatatccataaaaactcagtttagctggcgcgcttcagtcaataatccactcggtttccctccttcaaaatgaatcccaaactttaccaataaacttatccaaacaagtcaatcaatgtttataatcaaaccttagttaccctaatacgcaaataaacaatacaatttgaGACAGAGAATTGTTATTGTCTTTACCAGAGAAAAATACCAGAGAAAAAAAACTGCCTGAAACtccttctaaagactgttgacatctagtggaaaccctaggaactgcaatcagGCATGATTTCACCCTATTATATAAGTGCCAGCCATTGAAATCAGTGAAAGgattatttgggggggggggttgtcctcggggtttcacctgccatttcagttttgttatactcacagacattattttaacagttttagaaactttagagtgtttcctatccaaatctaccaattatatgcatatcctagcttctgggcccgagtagcaggcaaattactttgggcacgcttttcatccggacgtcaaaataccatcccctatcccaaagaagttaaactaataacacacacattgttgtatttttcttgtctatattgaatacattatttaaacattgacagtgtaggttgggaaaagtatgtgaaccccaaaAGCTAATTGGGGTCTGCTAACCTgaagtccaatcaatgagacaagattggagatgttggttagagctgtcctgccctataaaaaaacgaaatttgagtttgctattcacaagaagcattgcctgatgtgaaccatgcctcgaacaaaagagatctcataAAAGAGCTCTAATTTTTGACTTGCATAaaactggaaagggttacaaaattatctctaaaagccttgatgttgatcaatccacggtaagacaaattgtctataaatgaagAAAGTTAAGCACTGTTGCTAATCTCTCTAGTAGTGGCTGTCCTGCTGATGTACATTTTGCTCgataatgtaaggctatctgtccgccaattgaagctcaacagaagttgggtggtgcaacaggacaacgacccaaaacacagaagtaaatcaacaacaaaattgcttcaacagaagaaaatacgctttCTGGAGTAAccctgtcagagtcctgacctcaacccgattgagatgctgtggcatgacctcaagagagcagttcacatcagacatcccaagaatCTTCCTGAActaaaacagttttgtaaagaggaatagtCAAAAATTTctcctgaccattgtgcaggtctgatccgcaactacagaaaacttttggttgaggttattgctgccaaaggagggtcaaccagttattaaatccaagggttcacatacttttttcacCCTGCACTGGGAATATCTaaatggtgtgttcaataaagacatgaaaatgtataattgtttaagcagactgtgtttgtctgttgtgacTTGGATGAAGATCAGATCTAGGCCGGGTGGCCTAGacctggtcgcccggccaaactgagcagttggggagaagggccttgatcagggaggtgaccaagaacccgatggtcactgacagagctctagagttcctctgtggagatgggagaaactccaagcgggctgtcgtgccttccgtctggccgctctaccataaaggcctgattgttggagtgctgcagaaatggttcttgttggagtgctgcagagacaatcatttctgcagcactccagcaatcaggcctttatggtagagtggccagacggaagtcactcctcagtaaaaggcacatgaaagcccacttggagtttgccaaaaggaaccttaagactctcaaaccatgagaaacaagattctctggtctgatgaaaccaagattgaactatttggcctgaatgccaagcgtcacgtctggaggaaacctggcaccatccctacagtgaagcacggtggtggcagcatcatgctgtggggatgtttttcagcggcagggactgggagactagtcacgatcgaggcaaagatgaacggagcaaagaacagagagatccttgatgaaaacctgcttcatagtgctcaggacctcggactggggcgttggttcaccttccaacaggacaacgacctctaagcacacagccaagacaacgcagcagtggtttcgggacaagtctctgaatgtccttgagcccggatttgaacccgatcgaacatctctggagagacctgataataactgtgcagcaacactccccatccaatctgacagagcttgagaggatctacatagaaaaatgggagaaactgctcaaatacaggtgtgccaagcttgtagcgtcatgcccaagaagactcaatgctgtaatcgctgccaaaggggcttcaacaatgtactgagtacggtctgaatacttatgtaaatgtaatagtcCAGTTTATTTTAATTAGCGGGGGGGAAaaactgtttttggtttgtcagtATAggatattgtgtgaagattgttgaggggggggggggaatactattgaatccattttagaataaggctgtaacgtaacaatgtgggaaaggtgaaggggtctgaatactttccgaagatgtattcagaccccttgacttggtGTCACTGACTGATATGTTGTTGCCCATACCTATGATGATCGGAAACAGAAACCTCTGGTGGTTAGCTTTGTGGTATCCTTCTGGGCTCGTATTCACAAAGAGTCTCAGACTACGAgagatgatctaggatcagtttagcattTTAGATCATAACTATATGCATCGACGGGACCTGATCCAAGACCATCTGTgacgctttgtgaatatgggtcctgtttttttattttgacaACTGTTTATGGCCATGAGTGTGAAATTACAACTATTATTTTTCAACTACTACACATCCTTATTGTATGTTTTATGTCGGTTCCTTTTTTTTGTCTGCAGGCATTCGGCAACGAAAGGCATTGTCATTGCCATGATTTGCACATTCTTCGAAGCCTTCAATGTGCCTGTGTTCTGGCCCATACTCGTAATGTACTTCATCATGCTTTTCTGCATCACCATGAAGAGGCAGATCAAGGTATGGGAAACCCAGTGACACTGCTGCTGACTGCATGATAGTCGTATCAGACGCGTCATAGCTAGATGTACAGTCGCTAGttagtctacacaccccttgcacagtcatcacattttgctgccttaaaattcAATCTAAAAAGGGAATAAGTTCTTTCTTTTTCCTACCGATCTACACAACCAACTCCACATTTTTTTAAAGTGAAGAAAAATACATGTCAGAGCTCAGGGTCTCCgcttcacagctctgtatgggttttgactgacagatgttctgaacttgagcacctcGTGCGACAAGACGTTGCCCCCATCCCTTCCGCTAATAGGGCAACTTTTGCGAATGTTTTAGGGAAATTATGTAAATTAAGAGGgctatgtattttgaaagatgagatgttgaggattataataaatactgctttgatgtcatacaagcaagccaaacacccgtgAGTCCAAATATGCACTTCATATTTCCATAGCATAAAATTCATGTCATTATACAGTGCCAACGTTTATGATCCCTATGTTGGCTGTACAGTTACAAGgtgacatggcgtcataccctgggttgttttggacagaatgagcctgtttgtctattgtgaagaaaatttCCCGCGGCACACccacctgaatgcactcatgactccattctacaCGCACCAGAATGacaatctgtttctctgaattgaATTGTGAACGGCTAACACTGTAGTATCGTATTTTgtaacttagctagtcatgttcgcaatagaacaagctttcaaatgatgctcACCTGACCTAGATTGCTATTTACTGTATAATGGACCGTTTCTGGATTGCGtgaacagtaattgtgtgatagtggggatgcagggttgtgttccaatcAAAACatctacaagtgtgcttgctctagttctTCAACAGCACAGCTTAGAGAGCTCAaaaagcaccttatagttgaagactcttctttgaaACATAAAAttgcattgaaattacttaggaactgtgcacactttggagagggcTCTCAGGCgaacaggctccgagacagcttctacccccacagccataatactgctaaatAGACAATTAATGAGACCcaactatctgcactgactctatcttgcactgaccctaCGCACATTTACTAGACTGTATATACaaaccatatacacacacactcacatacacaaacTACATTGATACTCCCACACAAAACCCACAGGCATTCACAAATACTACATACTTTACCTTGCcatcatgtacatatctacctccaataCCTCATAcctctacacattgatctggtactggtactcctccATTCTTGtgaattttattttattcctcttgttactattttatttatttattttaaactctgcgttgttgggaaggtttTGTGAGCaagtatttcacggtaaagtttacaccagttgtattcggcgcatgtgacaatttgTGTTTTCCTTCAACTTTTGACAAACATACCCATggcatggtgctgccaccacaTTACATGAAAATACCAAatttactgagcttgagcaattttgcCAAAAACAATGGCTATATACACTTTGTACAAAACATTTAAGAACATCTTCCTAAAATGTTGTTGCATCCCCCCGCCCAGGTaaacgccaatgcttcccacagttgtttcaagttggctggatgttctttgggtggtagaccattcaTGATACACATGGGGAAACGGttaagtgtgaaaaacccagcagcgttgcatttcttaacacactcaaaccgatgcgcttggcacctactaccataccccgttcaaaggcacttaaatattttgtcttgcccaatcaccctctgaatggcgcacACAAATCAAATcgcattttatttgtcacataaacgtgtttagcagatgttaatgtgggtGTAGCaacatgcttgtgtttctagctccaacagtgcagtaatattgaacaatacacacaatataaaggaatggaattcagaatatatacatatttggatgagcgatgtcagagtggcatagactaagatacagtagaataggttagaatacagtatatacatatgagatgagtaatgcaaaatatgtcaacattaaagtgatcagtgatttcaagtctctCTATATACTGCAGCAGCTTCTAATGTGCTAgcaatggctatttaacagtttgatggccttgagatagaagctgtttttcagtctctcggtcccagctttgatgcacctgtattgacctcgcGTTCTGGACGATAGAGGGGGGAACAGGCATAGGCTCGGGTGGTGGTTgttcttgattatctttttggccttcctttgacatcgggtgctgtcggtgtcctggagggcaggtagcttgcccccggtgatgcattgggcagaccgcaacaccctctagagagccctgcggttgtggttggtgctgttgccgtaccaggcggtgatacagcccgacaggatgcatcTGTACAAGTTTGTGTTAGGTTTTTGGTGCCCggccaaatttattcagcctcctgagtttgaagagggGCTGTTGCGCCGCCTtcgccacactgtctgtgtgggtggatgatttcagtttgtcagtgacgtgtacgccgaggaacttgaagctttccaccttctccactgtggtcccgtccacgatcagctcctttgttttgttgacgttgggtgaggttattttcctgaaaccacactcccagggcccttaCCTCTCATTATTGtttgtaatcaggcctactactgttgtcgtctgcaaacttgatgattgagttggaggcgtgcgtggtcACGCTGTCATGGGTGAACcgggagtacaggatggggctgagcacgcattcttgtggggccccagtgttgaggatcagtgaagtggagatgttgttttctaccttcaccacctgggggtggcccgtcacggagtccaggacccagttgcacagctatagtcaatgaaccgcattcttacataggtattcctcttgtccagatgggatagggcagtgtgatgggaattgcatcgtctgtggatctattggggcggtaagcaaattgaagtgggtctaggctgtcaggtaaggtagaggtgatatgatccttgactagtttcaaagcacttcacgatgacagaagtgagtgctactgggcgattagtcatttagttcagttaccttttgctttcttgggtacaggaacaatgttgGACAATTGTGAAGcttgtggggacaacagactgggatagggagagatttgaATATGTCCgtgaacactccagccagctggtctgcacatgctctgaggacccggctagggatgccgtctgggccggcagccttacgagggttaacacgcttaaatgtgttactcacgtcagccacaggAGGAGAGCCAACAGTCCTTGATAGCGGGCCAcgttggcactgtgttatcctcaaagcaggcgaaGAAGGTGTGTAGCTTGTCCGGGTGCAAGACGTCAGTGTCCgggacatggctggttttccctttgtaatctgtgattgact
It encodes the following:
- the rer1 gene encoding protein RER1 isoform X1, which codes for MSEGDSVGESIHGKPSTIGSFFTRVGQIYQSWLDKSTPFSIGRWGVTLSLTAIYMIRVYILQGWYIVTYALGIYHLNLFIAFLSPKVDPSMLDEDEGPALPTKQNEEFRPFIRRLPEFKFWHSATKGIVIAMICTFFEAFNVPVFWPILVMYFIMLFCITMKRQIKHMVKYRYLPFTHGKRTYRGKEDTGKPFAS
- the rer1 gene encoding protein RER1 isoform X2, translated to MSEGDSVGESIHGKPSTIGSFFTRVGQIYQSWLDKSTPFSIGRWGVTLSLTAIYMIRVYILQGWYIVTYALGIYHLNLFIAFLSPKVDPSMLDEDEGPALPTKQNEEFRPFIRRLPEFKFWHSATKGIVIAMICTFFEAFNVPVFWPILVMYFIMLFCITMKRQIKHMVKYRYLPFTHGKRTYREET